A region from the Streptomyces lydicus genome encodes:
- a CDS encoding ECF transporter S component yields the protein MSAPPHRPEEGDATRTGTGHQARAVRLGPRSIAALVLVSAIGVMAFGWPLLADSASGLAHSRDAPWLFAALLPMLLAVVVATIADTGLDAKAIAMLGVLAAAGAAMRPLGAGTAGIEPMFFLMVLSGRVLGPGFGFVLGSVAMFASALLTGGVGPWMPFQMLSMGWVSMGAGLLPGPDRLRGRRELAVLAAYGAVSALLYGLVMNLQGWPYIGGMASGVSFVPGDGLDQNLARYLAYCLATSLGWDVPRALVTVLLTCTLGGTVLKALRRATRRAAFDVPVSFSSGSSPSGSSSSSSLPSGPSEPARDSTAP from the coding sequence ATGAGCGCACCCCCGCACCGGCCGGAGGAGGGCGACGCGACGCGCACCGGGACCGGCCATCAGGCCCGTGCCGTACGGCTCGGTCCCCGCTCCATCGCCGCGCTGGTCCTCGTCTCGGCCATCGGCGTGATGGCCTTCGGGTGGCCGCTGCTCGCCGACTCCGCCTCCGGGCTCGCCCATTCCCGGGATGCGCCCTGGCTGTTCGCCGCGCTGCTGCCGATGCTGCTCGCCGTGGTCGTGGCGACCATCGCCGACACCGGTCTGGACGCCAAGGCCATCGCGATGCTCGGCGTCCTGGCCGCGGCCGGGGCCGCGATGCGCCCGCTGGGCGCGGGGACGGCCGGTATCGAGCCGATGTTCTTCCTGATGGTGCTGTCGGGGCGGGTGCTCGGGCCCGGCTTCGGGTTCGTGCTGGGGTCGGTGGCGATGTTCGCGTCCGCGCTGCTGACCGGCGGTGTCGGCCCGTGGATGCCGTTCCAGATGCTGTCGATGGGGTGGGTGTCGATGGGCGCCGGCCTGCTGCCGGGACCCGACCGGCTCCGCGGCCGCCGTGAACTGGCCGTGCTCGCCGCCTACGGAGCCGTCTCCGCCCTCCTCTACGGCCTGGTCATGAACCTTCAGGGCTGGCCCTATATCGGCGGCATGGCCTCGGGGGTCTCCTTCGTCCCCGGGGACGGGCTCGACCAGAACCTCGCCCGCTACCTCGCCTACTGCCTCGCCACCTCCCTCGGCTGGGACGTCCCCCGGGCCCTGGTCACCGTGCTCCTCACCTGCACGCTGGGCGGCACCGTCCTCAAGGCCCTGCGCCGCGCCACCCGCCGGGCAGCCTTCGATGTCCCCGTCTCCTTCTCTTCCGGCTCTTCCCCTTCCGGCTCCTCCTCTTCCAGCTCCCTCCCTTCCGGCCCTTCCGAGCCCGCCAGAGACAGCACCGCCCCGTGA
- a CDS encoding cytochrome P450 — MPCPALPEGFDFTDPDVYQSRVPLPELAQLRQTAPVWWNAQPHGVAGFGDDGYWVVTRHQDVKEVSTKPEIFSANLNTAIIRFQESMTRDQIDVQKLIMLNMDPPEHTRVRQIVQRGFTPRAIRALEDALRDRAAHIVTEARRKGSGDFVTDIACELPLQAIAELIGIPQDDRARIFDWSNKMIGYDDPELAITEEVGVNAAMELISYAMNLAAARKECPAQDIVSRLVAAEHEGNLGSDEFGFFVLLLAVAGNETTRNAITHGMHAFLTHPDQWELYKRERPGTAAEEIVRWATPVVSFQRTATQDTELGGAKIKKGQRVGIFYSSANHDPEVFDRPEVFDITRDPNPHLGFGGGGPHFCLGKSLAVLEINLIFNALADAMPDISLAGDPRRLRSAWLNGVKELQVHYG, encoded by the coding sequence ATGCCATGCCCCGCGTTGCCCGAAGGGTTCGACTTCACCGACCCCGACGTCTACCAGTCCCGCGTTCCGCTCCCGGAGCTCGCGCAGCTGCGGCAGACCGCGCCCGTGTGGTGGAACGCCCAGCCGCACGGCGTCGCCGGCTTCGGTGACGACGGCTACTGGGTGGTGACCCGTCACCAGGACGTCAAGGAGGTGTCCACCAAGCCGGAGATCTTCTCCGCGAACCTCAACACCGCGATCATCCGCTTCCAGGAGTCCATGACCCGCGACCAGATCGACGTCCAGAAGCTGATCATGCTCAACATGGACCCGCCCGAGCACACCCGGGTCCGCCAGATCGTGCAGCGCGGCTTCACCCCGCGCGCCATCCGCGCCCTGGAGGACGCACTGCGCGACCGGGCGGCGCACATCGTCACCGAGGCACGCCGGAAGGGCTCCGGCGACTTCGTCACCGATATCGCCTGCGAACTCCCCCTCCAGGCCATCGCGGAACTCATCGGCATTCCCCAGGACGACCGGGCCCGGATCTTCGACTGGTCGAACAAGATGATCGGGTACGACGATCCCGAACTGGCCATCACCGAAGAGGTCGGCGTCAACGCGGCCATGGAGCTGATCTCGTACGCCATGAACCTCGCCGCGGCGCGCAAGGAGTGCCCGGCCCAGGACATCGTCAGCCGGCTGGTGGCGGCTGAGCACGAGGGGAATCTCGGCTCGGACGAGTTCGGCTTCTTCGTGCTGCTGCTGGCGGTGGCCGGCAACGAGACGACGCGCAACGCCATCACCCATGGGATGCACGCCTTCCTCACCCACCCCGACCAATGGGAGCTCTACAAGCGCGAGCGCCCCGGGACGGCGGCCGAGGAGATCGTGCGCTGGGCAACGCCGGTGGTCTCCTTCCAGCGCACCGCCACCCAGGACACCGAACTGGGCGGGGCGAAGATCAAGAAGGGGCAGCGGGTGGGGATCTTCTACTCCTCCGCCAACCACGATCCGGAGGTCTTCGACCGTCCCGAGGTCTTCGACATCACCCGCGACCCCAACCCCCACCTGGGGTTCGGCGGCGGCGGACCGCACTTCTGCCTCGGGAAGTCCCTTGCGGTCCTGGAGATCAACCTGATCTTCAACGCGCTCGCCGACGCCATGCCTGACATCAGCCTGGCGGGCGACCCGCGCCGGCTCCGCTCAGCCTGGCTCAACGGGGTCAAGGAACTTCAGGTTCACTACGGCTGA
- a CDS encoding SCO2322 family protein: MRRSRPMRQSRPIRRTRIAGAVLLAGAVTGLAAGPAQAQEYRYWSFWQGKGSSWAYATEGPATLRPADGAVAGFRFAVSADSSAAGKPRAAAGFDAICHGTPAKDGRKRVGIVIDFGTAKDAPGGERPPKPRTECAQVAEDASAGEALAAVVRPLRYDSRALLCAIAGYPEAGCAEQVEGAKEPGSSAAPSSDAAADGSDAGSGGDASGTGGAGDGGPSAGLVGGVAAVVVLGAAAVWQARRRRG, from the coding sequence ATGCGGCGGTCCCGTCCGATGCGGCAATCCCGTCCGATACGGCGAACCAGGATCGCCGGAGCCGTGCTGCTGGCCGGTGCGGTCACCGGCCTGGCCGCCGGGCCCGCCCAGGCCCAGGAGTACCGCTACTGGTCCTTCTGGCAGGGCAAGGGCAGCTCCTGGGCGTATGCCACCGAAGGGCCGGCCACGCTGCGGCCGGCCGACGGCGCGGTGGCGGGCTTCCGCTTCGCCGTCAGCGCCGACTCGTCCGCGGCCGGAAAGCCCCGTGCGGCCGCCGGCTTCGACGCGATCTGCCACGGCACCCCCGCGAAGGACGGCCGCAAGCGGGTCGGCATCGTCATCGACTTCGGCACCGCGAAGGACGCGCCCGGCGGGGAGCGGCCGCCGAAGCCCAGGACGGAGTGTGCCCAAGTGGCGGAGGACGCCTCGGCGGGCGAGGCGCTGGCGGCGGTCGTCCGGCCGCTGCGCTATGACTCCCGCGCCTTGCTGTGCGCCATCGCCGGCTACCCGGAGGCGGGGTGCGCGGAACAGGTGGAGGGGGCGAAGGAGCCCGGGTCGTCGGCCGCGCCGTCTTCGGACGCGGCGGCGGACGGGAGCGACGCGGGCAGCGGCGGTGACGCGAGCGGTACGGGCGGTGCGGGCGACGGCGGCCCGTCCGCCGGGCTGGTCGGCGGGGTCGCGGCCGTCGTCGTACTGGGCGCGGCGGCGGTGTGGCAGGCGCGCCGCCGACGCGGATGA
- a CDS encoding DUF6230 family protein has protein sequence MKDAHGRPVTGRISWRKFAVLSVPALAGTAALGIALANGALAASFAVSGQQFKVSADSLTGEGFAQYGGVDANARGDLLPVAVTAIKSAQMNHLCQSVVTHLPVIGDISLNLSAGTGGKPVEATNLFVDATQLSGNATFHQIEIGRDASTLDKGPDSAQGMQDLFAQQADDINISSLRQTAWATNAGTFKLSGLNMKISKGKKECF, from the coding sequence ATGAAGGACGCACACGGCAGACCCGTCACGGGACGTATCAGCTGGCGGAAGTTCGCCGTGCTGTCCGTTCCGGCCCTCGCCGGCACCGCCGCCCTGGGCATCGCCCTGGCCAATGGGGCGCTGGCGGCGTCATTCGCCGTCTCGGGGCAGCAGTTCAAGGTCTCCGCCGACAGCCTCACGGGCGAGGGGTTCGCCCAGTACGGCGGTGTGGACGCAAACGCCAGGGGAGATCTCCTGCCGGTCGCTGTCACCGCCATCAAGTCGGCCCAGATGAACCACCTGTGCCAGTCGGTCGTCACCCATCTGCCGGTCATCGGCGATATCTCGCTCAACCTCAGCGCCGGTACGGGCGGCAAGCCCGTCGAGGCGACCAATCTCTTCGTGGACGCCACCCAGCTCTCCGGCAATGCGACCTTCCACCAGATCGAGATCGGCCGGGACGCCTCCACCCTGGACAAGGGGCCGGACAGCGCCCAGGGCATGCAGGACCTCTTCGCCCAGCAGGCCGATGACATCAACATCAGCAGCCTCCGGCAGACCGCCTGGGCCACCAACGCGGGGACCTTCAAGCTGTCCGGCCTCAATATGAAGATCTCCAAGGGCAAGAAGGAATGCTTCTGA
- a CDS encoding DUF6114 domain-containing protein produces the protein MLLTWRRWRRGRPFWGGLSAVLAGAEICAIPLAPLKIMLQQGIAGIPSVLMGLVMIVMGLSAWFAPHYRGLAGVLTVLCAAAALVMSNLGGFLIGTIIGILGGSMIFAWQPVAPAEAETATATPSAPAPAPAPAATTAAPGAVPEPGTVAEPGARAEPGSSARPAPSEP, from the coding sequence ATGCTTCTGACCTGGCGGCGCTGGCGGAGGGGGCGGCCCTTCTGGGGCGGTCTGTCGGCCGTCCTCGCCGGCGCCGAGATCTGCGCCATCCCGCTGGCACCGCTGAAGATCATGCTGCAACAGGGCATCGCGGGTATCCCGTCGGTGCTGATGGGGCTGGTGATGATCGTGATGGGGCTCTCGGCGTGGTTCGCGCCGCACTACCGGGGCCTCGCGGGCGTGCTCACCGTGCTGTGCGCGGCGGCCGCGCTGGTGATGTCCAACCTCGGCGGCTTCCTGATCGGCACCATCATCGGGATTCTCGGCGGCTCGATGATCTTTGCCTGGCAGCCGGTCGCCCCTGCGGAAGCCGAAACCGCCACCGCCACCCCATCCGCACCCGCACCCGCACCCGCACCCGCCGCAACCACCGCTGCTCCCGGGGCCGTTCCCGAGCCCGGGACCGTTGCCGAACCCGGTGCCCGTGCCGAGCCCGGCAGCAGCGCGCGGCCCGCCCCCAGCGAACCGTAA
- a CDS encoding alpha/beta hydrolase: MTKNASQQQHLPPAASGVPAGSGALRGQRRVPRALAAGAALLLAVLTTAPAALAAPSHPTPGAAQGASAAARTTTDSAPTADRKRGRLVSLTPLGRQNRAEVVARARKQGLEAGTARHGVRAYRLIYRTITADGRPTTASGLLALPVGSGHRALPPVVHGHGTLAYRGDAPSVAEGLDRAVSVLYASAGRAALAPDYLGLGAGPGHHPYMDARSAASASLDMLRAARSAAPELGVVLGRTVSLTGFSQGGQATMELGRELARGADPRFRPGMLAPVGGAYDLDGSELPGIFDGRIAPGAAVYYLSYFLTAQNRLHPLYRDPGEVFRAPYAHRVEDLFDGSHSEEDIVGKLPDRVEDLLTQTWYKKLQHPSGALLEAVRANDRTCDWKPGRDVRITLYTATGDREVPIANARSCVKELARHGTRATVTDQGTDADHHTSFLRSQPSIARALPVAR; the protein is encoded by the coding sequence ATGACGAAGAACGCCTCGCAGCAACAGCATCTACCTCCCGCCGCGTCCGGTGTGCCGGCCGGGTCGGGGGCATTACGCGGACAACGGCGCGTGCCGCGTGCACTGGCCGCGGGAGCCGCTCTCCTGCTGGCTGTGCTGACGACGGCCCCGGCCGCGCTGGCGGCACCGTCACACCCGACTCCGGGGGCCGCACAGGGGGCTTCCGCCGCCGCACGGACGACCACCGACTCCGCGCCGACAGCGGACCGGAAGCGCGGGAGGCTTGTCTCCCTCACGCCCCTCGGCCGGCAGAACCGCGCCGAGGTCGTGGCCCGGGCGCGGAAGCAAGGTCTGGAGGCCGGCACCGCCCGGCACGGCGTCCGCGCATACCGCCTGATCTACCGCACGATCACTGCCGACGGCCGCCCCACTACCGCATCCGGCCTGCTGGCCCTCCCGGTCGGCAGCGGCCATCGAGCTCTCCCGCCCGTCGTCCACGGTCACGGCACCCTCGCCTACCGGGGCGACGCCCCGTCGGTGGCGGAAGGTCTCGACCGCGCGGTGTCGGTGCTGTACGCCTCGGCCGGTCGCGCCGCCCTCGCCCCCGACTACCTCGGCCTCGGCGCCGGCCCGGGGCACCACCCCTACATGGACGCCCGGTCCGCCGCCTCGGCCTCCCTCGACATGCTCCGGGCAGCGCGTTCCGCCGCTCCCGAACTCGGCGTCGTTCTCGGCCGCACGGTGTCACTGACCGGCTTCTCGCAGGGCGGGCAGGCCACCATGGAGTTGGGCCGTGAGCTCGCCCGCGGCGCCGATCCCCGGTTCCGGCCGGGGATGCTGGCCCCGGTCGGCGGGGCGTACGACCTCGACGGCAGCGAACTCCCCGGAATTTTCGACGGTCGTATCGCCCCCGGGGCCGCCGTCTACTACCTCTCCTACTTCCTCACCGCACAGAACCGTCTGCACCCCCTCTACCGCGATCCGGGCGAAGTGTTCCGTGCGCCCTACGCCCACCGTGTCGAGGACCTTTTCGACGGCAGCCACTCGGAGGAGGACATCGTCGGAAAGCTCCCCGATCGCGTCGAAGACCTGCTCACCCAGACCTGGTACAAGAAGCTCCAGCACCCTTCCGGGGCCCTGCTGGAAGCCGTCCGTGCCAACGACCGTACCTGTGACTGGAAGCCGGGCCGAGACGTGCGGATCACCCTCTACACCGCCACCGGTGACCGCGAAGTACCCATAGCCAACGCCCGTAGCTGCGTAAAGGAGCTGGCCCGCCACGGCACCCGGGCCACGGTCACCGACCAGGGCACTGACGCCGACCACCACACCTCGTTCCTGCGCTCGCAGCCGTCCATAGCCCGCGCCCTGCCCGTCGCCCGCTGA
- a CDS encoding steroid 3-ketoacyl-CoA thiolase, giving the protein MAAEPVIVEAVRTPIGKRQGALANLHPAYLLGETYRELLARTGIQPDCVEQIVGGTVTHAGEQSMNPARNAWLAMGLPYETAATTVDCQCGSSQQANHMVANMIAAGVIDIGIGCGVEAMSRVPLGSGSKHGPGKPWPDEWNVDLPNQFEAAERIARKRGLTRGDVDALGLRSQERAAAAWAEERFKRETFAVQVPTTEDEQAAGQGMWRLVDRDEGLRDTGLEALGGLKPVMPTAVHTAGNSSQISDGAAAVMWASKRMARALKLKPRARIVAQALVGSDPHFHLDGPIDATRAVLGKAGMSLKDIDIVEINEAFASVVLSWAQVFEQDLEKVNVNGGAIALGHPVGATGARLLTTALHELERRDKEFALITMCAGGALATGTIIQRL; this is encoded by the coding sequence ATGGCCGCGGAACCCGTCATCGTCGAAGCAGTACGCACCCCGATCGGCAAGCGCCAAGGCGCGCTCGCCAACCTGCACCCCGCCTATCTCCTGGGCGAGACCTACCGCGAACTCCTCGCCCGTACGGGCATCCAGCCCGACTGCGTCGAACAGATCGTCGGCGGCACCGTCACCCACGCCGGTGAACAGTCCATGAACCCGGCACGCAACGCCTGGCTGGCGATGGGCCTCCCGTACGAGACCGCCGCGACCACGGTGGACTGTCAGTGCGGCTCCTCCCAGCAGGCCAACCACATGGTCGCCAACATGATCGCGGCCGGGGTCATCGACATCGGCATCGGCTGCGGCGTCGAGGCGATGTCCCGGGTGCCGCTGGGCAGCGGCTCCAAACACGGCCCCGGCAAGCCCTGGCCCGACGAGTGGAACGTCGACCTGCCCAACCAGTTCGAGGCGGCCGAACGGATCGCCCGCAAGCGGGGGCTGACCCGCGGGGACGTCGACGCGCTCGGCCTGCGCTCCCAGGAGCGGGCGGCCGCCGCCTGGGCCGAGGAACGCTTCAAACGGGAGACGTTCGCCGTCCAGGTCCCCACCACCGAGGACGAACAGGCCGCGGGCCAGGGCATGTGGCGGCTGGTCGACCGGGACGAAGGGCTGCGTGACACCGGCCTGGAGGCCCTGGGCGGCCTCAAGCCGGTGATGCCGACCGCCGTCCATACGGCGGGCAACTCCTCGCAGATCTCCGACGGTGCCGCGGCGGTGATGTGGGCCTCCAAGCGCATGGCACGCGCCCTCAAGCTCAAGCCGCGGGCCCGCATCGTGGCCCAGGCGCTGGTCGGCTCCGATCCGCACTTCCACCTGGACGGCCCCATCGACGCCACCCGGGCCGTGCTCGGCAAGGCCGGGATGTCCCTCAAGGACATCGACATCGTCGAGATCAACGAAGCCTTCGCCTCCGTGGTGCTGTCCTGGGCGCAGGTCTTCGAGCAGGACCTGGAGAAGGTGAATGTGAACGGCGGCGCGATCGCCCTGGGCCACCCGGTCGGCGCCACCGGCGCCCGGCTCCTCACCACCGCACTCCACGAACTGGAACGCCGGGACAAGGAGTTCGCCCTGATCACCATGTGCGCGGGCGGGGCGCTGGCGACGGGGACGATCATCCAGCGGCTTTAG
- a CDS encoding CbiQ family ECF transporter T component — protein MSAPQATRTTALHAGAWWLWALGLATAASRTTNPLLLGLLVGVAGYVVAARRTNAPWARSYGAFVKLGLVVIAIRLLFAFVLGSPIPGTHTLVTLPEVPLPHWAKGVRIGGRVTAEGMVFALYDGLKLATLLICVGAANALANPARLLKSLPGALYEAGVAVVVAMTFAPNLVADVQRLRAARRLRGRPDRGVTALLQVGLPVLEGALERSVALAAAMDARGYGRSAEVPPAVRHLTSALTLGGLLGICAGTYGLLGDAGGGYGLPLLLAGLAAALGGLWLGGRRSVRSRYRPDRWGARAWLVAGSGIAVAALLIWANDYAAGALHPPAVPLSAPVLPLWPAASVLVGLLPAFVAPLPPGTGRAERADRTGRADGVDRTGRAERADQTDGADRAEGADRTDGTSRASKASRAAGAASRGRGRAPDGDPHAKEPTQ, from the coding sequence ATGAGCGCCCCGCAGGCGACCCGCACCACCGCGCTGCACGCCGGCGCCTGGTGGCTGTGGGCGCTCGGCCTGGCCACCGCGGCCTCCCGCACCACGAATCCGCTGCTGCTGGGACTGCTGGTGGGGGTGGCCGGCTATGTCGTCGCGGCCCGCCGTACGAACGCGCCGTGGGCCCGTTCGTACGGGGCGTTCGTCAAGCTCGGGCTGGTCGTGATCGCGATCCGGCTGCTCTTCGCCTTCGTCCTCGGCTCGCCGATTCCCGGGACGCACACCCTGGTCACGCTGCCCGAAGTGCCGCTGCCCCACTGGGCGAAGGGCGTCCGGATCGGCGGCCGGGTCACCGCCGAGGGCATGGTCTTCGCGCTGTACGACGGGCTGAAACTGGCCACCCTCCTCATCTGTGTGGGCGCCGCCAATGCGCTGGCCAACCCGGCCCGGCTGCTGAAGTCGCTGCCGGGCGCGCTCTACGAGGCGGGCGTCGCGGTCGTCGTCGCGATGACCTTCGCACCGAACCTGGTCGCCGATGTCCAGCGGCTGCGTGCCGCGCGCCGGCTGCGCGGCCGTCCGGACCGCGGTGTCACGGCGCTCCTCCAGGTCGGGCTGCCGGTCCTGGAGGGCGCGCTGGAGCGCTCGGTGGCGCTGGCCGCGGCCATGGACGCGCGCGGCTACGGCCGTAGCGCCGAAGTGCCGCCCGCGGTACGGCACCTCACCTCCGCCCTCACACTCGGCGGGCTGCTCGGCATCTGCGCCGGGACGTACGGGCTGCTGGGCGACGCCGGCGGCGGCTACGGGCTGCCGTTGCTGCTGGCCGGGCTGGCGGCGGCGCTCGGCGGGCTGTGGCTCGGCGGCCGCCGGTCGGTGCGCAGCCGCTACCGGCCCGACCGGTGGGGCGCCCGCGCCTGGCTGGTCGCGGGCTCGGGTATCGCCGTCGCGGCCCTGCTGATCTGGGCGAACGACTACGCGGCCGGCGCCCTGCACCCGCCTGCCGTCCCGCTCAGCGCCCCCGTCCTCCCCCTCTGGCCGGCCGCCTCCGTTCTCGTGGGGCTGCTGCCCGCGTTCGTCGCCCCGCTCCCGCCGGGCACGGGCCGGGCGGAACGGGCGGACCGAACCGGCAGGGCGGACGGGGTGGACCGAACCGGCAGGGCGGAACGGGCCGACCAAACCGACGGGGCGGACCGGGCCGAGGGGGCGGACCGAACCGACGGCACGAGCAGAGCAAGCAAGGCAAGCAGGGCAGCCGGGGCCGCGTCCCGTGGCCGTGGCCGTGCCCCCGATGGCGATCCGCACGCGAAGGAGCCCACCCAGTGA
- a CDS encoding ABC transporter ATP-binding protein, with the protein MIRFEQVSVTYGDAAAPAVQGIDLTVPEGELCLLVGPSGVGKSTVLNAVCGLVPHFTGGTLRGRVSVDGRDTRTHKPRELADVVGTVGQDPRAHFVTDTVEDELAYGMESLGLAPDVMRRRVEETLDLLGLAELRDRALTTLSGGQMQRVAIGSVLTTHPKVLVLDEPTSALDPAAAEEVLAVLQRLVHDLGTTVLLAEHRLERVVQYADQVILLPSPGAPPVIGTPADIMAVSPVHPPVVALGRLARWSPLPLSVRDARRKAAPLRERLAGVRPPARETGTGTGTGPGGGTGTGGGVGATPAAAGSPAGAAAVVCGLSVRRGRTEALHQVDLTVRGGEMLALMGRNGAGKSTLLTTLVGMHAPSSGTVRVGGITPHRTSPRALLRHAGLVPQEPRDLLYADTVAAECTAADQDSDAAPGSCRALVTRLLPDVPDSVHPRDLSEGQRLALALAIVLTSRPPLLLLDEPTRGLDYAAKARLIEVLRTLAAEGHAIVLATHDVELAAELAHRVVLLADGEIVADGPTDEVVVSSPSFAPQVAKVLSPLPWLTVPQVAHALEATT; encoded by the coding sequence GTGATCCGGTTCGAGCAGGTCTCGGTCACCTACGGGGACGCCGCAGCGCCCGCCGTCCAGGGCATCGACCTGACCGTCCCCGAGGGCGAACTCTGTCTCCTGGTCGGCCCTTCCGGCGTCGGCAAGTCCACCGTCCTGAACGCCGTGTGCGGCCTGGTCCCGCACTTCACCGGCGGCACCCTGCGCGGCCGGGTCAGCGTCGACGGACGGGACACCCGCACCCATAAACCGCGTGAACTGGCCGATGTCGTCGGCACCGTGGGCCAGGACCCGCGGGCGCACTTCGTCACCGACACCGTCGAGGACGAACTCGCCTACGGGATGGAGTCGCTGGGCCTCGCACCCGATGTGATGCGCCGCCGTGTCGAGGAGACCCTGGACCTGCTGGGCCTGGCCGAGCTGCGCGACCGCGCCCTCACCACCCTCTCGGGCGGCCAGATGCAGCGGGTGGCGATCGGCTCGGTCCTCACCACCCACCCCAAGGTCCTGGTCCTCGACGAACCGACGTCGGCACTCGACCCCGCCGCCGCCGAAGAGGTCCTTGCCGTCCTCCAGCGCCTGGTCCACGACCTCGGCACCACGGTCCTGCTCGCCGAACACCGCCTGGAGCGGGTGGTCCAGTACGCCGACCAGGTCATCCTGCTCCCGTCCCCCGGCGCACCCCCGGTCATCGGCACCCCCGCCGACATCATGGCGGTCTCGCCCGTCCACCCCCCGGTGGTGGCTCTGGGCCGCCTGGCCCGCTGGTCGCCGCTCCCGCTGTCCGTACGCGACGCCCGCCGGAAGGCCGCACCCCTGCGCGAGCGGCTGGCAGGAGTCAGGCCGCCGGCACGGGAGACGGGTACGGGTACGGGTACGGGTCCAGGCGGGGGCACAGGTACGGGCGGGGGCGTCGGGGCCACACCGGCCGCTGCGGGCTCCCCCGCCGGTGCCGCCGCGGTCGTCTGCGGGCTCAGTGTCCGCCGGGGGCGGACCGAGGCCCTGCACCAGGTGGATCTGACCGTGCGGGGCGGCGAGATGCTGGCCCTGATGGGGCGGAACGGCGCGGGGAAGTCCACCCTGCTCACCACCCTCGTCGGTATGCACGCACCGTCCTCCGGAACGGTGCGGGTCGGTGGCATCACCCCGCACCGCACCAGCCCGCGGGCCCTCCTGCGGCATGCCGGCCTCGTCCCCCAGGAACCGCGTGACCTCCTGTACGCCGACACCGTCGCGGCCGAGTGCACCGCGGCCGACCAGGACTCGGACGCCGCCCCGGGCAGCTGCCGGGCCCTGGTCACCCGGCTGCTGCCGGACGTCCCCGACTCCGTCCATCCCCGCGACCTGTCCGAGGGACAGCGTCTCGCCCTGGCACTGGCCATCGTGCTGACCTCCCGTCCTCCGCTGCTCCTCCTCGACGAGCCCACCCGTGGCCTGGACTACGCCGCCAAGGCCCGTCTGATCGAGGTGCTGCGGACACTGGCCGCCGAGGGCCACGCCATCGTCCTGGCCACCCATGACGTGGAACTCGCCGCCGAACTCGCCCACCGGGTCGTCCTCCTGGCCGACGGCGAGATCGTCGCGGATGGTCCCACCGATGAGGTCGTGGTCTCCTCTCCCTCCTTCGCACCGCAGGTCGCCAAGGTGCTCTCCCCGCTGCCCTGGCTGACCGTTCCCCAGGTGGCACACGCCCTGGAGGCCACCACGTGA